Sequence from the Penicillium oxalicum strain HP7-1 chromosome IV, whole genome shotgun sequence genome:
GCTTTCCACGGGGAAACATCCTCTCCCCAAGTCACCGCGCCCCTCATCCGCTTCCTTATCCGTAACTTACTGTCACCTCATTCCTGAACCTTGCCACTTTAtccttcctcatccacaatATGAGCGACCTAGACCGGTAAGACTTGGATCTCGACTTCTCTCATGGTGATTCTCGTATCTgacctcttttcttcaatcCTCTTCCAACAGGGCGATCGAGCAGCTGCGGGCCTGCCGCCTGATCCCCGAATCTCAGGTTCGCGAACTCTGCTACAAGGCGCGTGAGCTCTTGATCGAAGAGGGCAATGTCGTCTCCGTCGATGCGCCGGTCACCATTTGCGGCGACATTCATGGCCAATTTCATGACCTCATGGAACTGTTCCGCGTCGGCGGCGATGTGCCCGACACCAATTATCTATTCATGGGCGACTTTGTCGATCGCGGATTCTACTCCCTGGaatcctttctcctcctcctctgcttGAAAGTCCGCTATCCAGATCGCATTACCCTCATCCGCGGAAATCACGAGTCGCGTCAAATCACTACCGTATATGGGTTCTATGACGAGTGCATTCGGAAATACGGAAGCGCCAATGTCTGGCGATACTGTTGTGAAGTCTTCGATTATCTCGCACTCGGCGCGATCGTTCTCGGCGCTAGCTCAGCACTGGAACCCAGTGGGACTGGCGCAAACGACTTGACACAGTCGACGATACCCATGGACGATGGGGAGCTGGAAACCGAGGTTTTGAATTCTCGTGGAGAAGTCACAATGAGCTCCTATCGTCCGCGACAGCGAGCGCCCTCAGACGTCTCTACCGACTCCCGAGAAATCTCACCTCCCCGTGACATATCCGCTGCACCATCGCAGACGAGTGCGCCCACCCGGACGGGTGCTCCGGGGACGGGCGCTAGCGGAGACGGCAACGGCAGCTTGACAACCAGTCGCACCGGCGCCGTGCTCTGCGTCCATGGTGGCCTCTCACCTTTGATTGACTCGGTGGACAAGATTCGATTAATTGATCGGAAACAAGAAGTGCCTCACGAGGGTGCCATGTGCGATCTTCTTTGGTCGGATCCCGACGAGATTGAGGGTTGGGGACTGAGCCCGCGCGGTGCCGGTTTCCTGTTCGGTGGAGACATCGTCAAACAGTTCAACCATATGAATGGACTGTCATTGATTGCAAGAGCTCATCAACTTGTGATGGAGGGCTACAAAGAGATGTTCGACGGCGGCATTGTCACGGTGTGGTCCGCGCCTAATTACTGTTATCGATGCGGGAATGTGGCTGCGATCCTGGAACTAGGCGAAGATACAAGCAATGGCGGTACCATCGCGCGCAGCAACGGCGACTATAATCGAAGCAACGGTCTTTCGGGTCCAAGTCCGGTCTTAAGCCCCGGAAGAAGATACCGTGTCTTCGAGGCGGCAGCACAAGACACTAGGGGTATGCCTGCGAAAAAGCCCGTCGCCGACTATTTCCTGGTACGAAACTCTCATATGAATCATCTGTTTCCTCCCTTCGCATGTTCTGATTTGCTGACATCTTCTTGCAGTGATACCGATGCCTGCCTTTCCTCGCGCCTCTCTCGACGGTCTCACTTTTTGGAAGCTGCGCGATTCTTCTTCTACCATTCTGCGCTCAGGTGTTTTTCACACATTTCAACTCTAATGATCATTCATGACAAATCAAATGGCTCTCAGATAGGAGGTACATGAAGGTCCCGTTTAGTGTAAAGATTTTAAATCAACTGGCTTGTGCCAATATATACCTAATTACGTAAGCCAAAGAAGCCCATCAACAGCCGCAAGCTTCAGTATTCTATCAAATTCAGGGTCATCTCACGAAAAAGACGAGCAAATTTATTACAAGGGGAATCAGCAACTGGCATCCTTACGGAGAACCTTGCAAATGCGCAGACCAAATGGGAGTAAATTGACTGGCAAGAAAAGACATTGATTTATTCCCAAGGCTCGTCGTTGATGGTGCTGCTGACCTGACTACCGAGAGTTCTTGAGCCTGGAGGGACCGGTACAGTCAGCTGTGCCTGATGTGGGGGAGGAAATGATGTGGCTGGTGGCTGGGCTGTGGCCAAAGGGTAGGATTGATCACCCTCATACGGTGCGTTGGGCGAAGGATTTGCAGTGCCTACGTTCCACAAGCCGGGCCAAGTCTCCAATCCAAATGAGTCGCGGGACCACCATTCTTGACCCGTGTTCACGACTGGCTGTGAACCTTCAACAACTCCAGAAGAGGCGGTATCTGAATAGGAAGTATCAGGCTGGGGCGCGGTCTGTGACGATAAGAGCGGAGTCACGGCATCAAACCATCCCGGTTCGGCATGACGCATGGATGATGGGCCTGTCAAGCTGGATTGGGAATTCATTGAAGGTCGTAAATCTCTTGATTCGTG
This genomic interval carries:
- a CDS encoding putative serine/threonine-protein phosphatase, translating into MSDLDRAIEQLRACRLIPESQVRELCYKARELLIEEGNVVSVDAPVTICGDIHGQFHDLMELFRVGGDVPDTNYLFMGDFVDRGFYSLESFLLLLCLKVRYPDRITLIRGNHESRQITTVYGFYDECIRKYGSANVWRYCCEVFDYLALGAIVLGASSALEPSGTGANDLTQSTIPMDDGELETEVLNSRGEVTMSSYRPRQRAPSDVSTDSREISPPRDISAAPSQTSAPTRTGAPGTGASGDGNGSLTTSRTGAVLCVHGGLSPLIDSVDKIRLIDRKQEVPHEGAMCDLLWSDPDEIEGWGLSPRGAGFLFGGDIVKQFNHMNGLSLIARAHQLVMEGYKEMFDGGIVTVWSAPNYCYRCGNVAAILELGEDTSNGGTIARSNGDYNRSNGLSGPSPVLSPGRRYRVFEAAAQDTRGMPAKKPVADYFL